Below is a window of Microvirgula aerodenitrificans DSM 15089 DNA.
GTCGAGTGCGGGACCTTGACCGCGCCACTGCGTTCGCCCACGGCCATCTGCAGCGTGTTGTTGCACACGACCCGGACCGAGGTGAACTGAGCGGTGGTGCACAAAGTGCCATCGCAGCTGGTCGCCAGCAGCAGATAGGCTTTGACCCGATCACCGCCTTTGAGCACGGTTTCCTGTCCGGTACGCGCCAGCGCCCACAGCTTGCGCCCGCCTTTCAGCACCCCTGCGGTTTCCAGCTCGAAGCCGCCGGCCGAGACCAGATCGTTATAGAAGTGCAGCACATCCTGCGGCTGCACCACCTTGTAGCGTTTGGACACCACCGACAACGGCGCCAGGGTGTCAGAGCGGTACAGCACCTTGCTGTCCGGATAAGGACGCAACAACGACTCGCCGCCCGCCACTTCAAACAGCACGTCGCTGTGCTCGATGGTCCAGTCCATGCCGGCTTCGCGCTGCCAGACATCCAGCGGTTGCTGGGCGGACAACGGGTTGCCGAGGCCGTGCCAGGGGACTTGGCCGACGTAGGCCATGGTTTCGATAAGATGAGACATATCAGACTCCCGGAAAATGCCCTGGTGGTGAGCCAG
It encodes the following:
- a CDS encoding DUF932 domain-containing protein; its protein translation is MSHLIETMAYVGQVPWHGLGNPLSAQQPLDVWQREAGMDWTIEHSDVLFEVAGGESLLRPYPDSKVLYRSDTLAPLSVVSKRYKVVQPQDVLHFYNDLVSAGGFELETAGVLKGGRKLWALARTGQETVLKGGDRVKAYLLLATSCDGTLCTTAQFTSVRVVCNNTLQMAVGERSGAVKVPHSTVFDPRQVKEALGIGLSGWEAFIGQIKALSRRPISADEARLFFHDVLD